A genomic stretch from Penaeus monodon isolate SGIC_2016 chromosome 25, NSTDA_Pmon_1, whole genome shotgun sequence includes:
- the LOC119589272 gene encoding uncharacterized protein LOC119589272, with amino-acid sequence MAARRARYCGRVMGVVIATSPAPTPPASRERSRRFHCVRHLCAVRRALLRTLVLWSQEEIRLCNCTVQVRCDELQEPYHWIRLAVCRSSFEASLVPTGSQSRRRESTPIAVLNDHNRIYPRLRPSSTALVWMMTSHYKTSLSLPLFDPRGNIVGN; translated from the exons ATGGCGGCGCGGAGAGCTCGTTATTGTGGTCGCGTCATGGGTGTCGTCATAGCTACGTCGCCCGCGCCTACACCTCCCGCGTCACGTGAAAGATCCAGGAGGTTTCACTGTGTGCGTCACCTCTGTGCTGTCAGGAGGGCCTTGCTTAGGACACTCGTATTGTGGTCTCAGGAGGAGATTCGTCTTTGTAATTGTACTGTGCAAG TTAGGTGCGACGAACTGCAGGAACCTTACCACTGGATTCGCCTCGCCGTCTGCCGATCCTCTTTTGAAGCCTCTCTCGTCCCGACAGGATCCCAATCTCGACGAAGAGAATCTACGCCCATTGCCGTGCTAAATGATCATAATCGTATTTATCCTCGCTTACGACCATCTAGCACGGCGCTGGTCTGGATGATGACGTCACACTACAAGACCAGCCTTTCTCTGCCTTTGTTCGACCCGCGCGGGAATATTGTGGGGAATTGA